A section of the Mastomys coucha isolate ucsf_1 unplaced genomic scaffold, UCSF_Mcou_1 pScaffold15, whole genome shotgun sequence genome encodes:
- the LOC116092084 gene encoding olfactory receptor 5AL1-like, whose product MYHRSTMANRNLSAVSEFILVGLTDDSELQVSLFGVFLVIYLTSVVGNIGLIVLIQVSPQLHTPMYFFLTHLAFIDFCFTSSVTPNTLVNFLREVKSITFYACATQLCCFVTFVVCELYLLSIMAYDRYVAIWNPLLYAVLMPRKLCLQVIASTYIYGFTVGLAQAVETFRLSFCGSNVVNHFYCDDVPLVALACSDTHVKELMLLIIAGFNTLCSLVIVVISYICIVFAILRIHSAEGRRKAFSTCASHLTSITIFYGTVSFMYLQPKSSHSLNTDKFASVFYVVVIPMLNPLIYSLRNQEVKSALKRIVEKLSLAIK is encoded by the coding sequence ATGTACCATCGATCTACAATGGCTAACAGGAATCTCTCTGCAGTGTCTGAGTTCATCCTTGTGGGGCTCACAGATGACTCAGAACTTCAGGTCAgtctctttggtgtgtttctagtCATCTACCTAACTAGTGTTGTGGGTAATATTGGATTGATTGTGTTAATTCAAGTGAGTCCTCAGCTTCATACCCCCATGTATTTTTTCCTGACTCACCTGGCTTTTATTGACTTTTGTTTTACCTCTTCTGTCACTCCAAACACTCTGGTAAATTTTCTACGTGAAGTTAAAAGCATAACCTTCTATGCATGCGCCACTCAGTTGTGCTGCTTTGTCACATTTGTAGTTTGTGAACTGTACTTGCTGTCAATCATGGCCTACGACAGGTATGTGGCCATCTGGAACCCTCTCCTCTATGCGGTCCTCATGCCTAGGAAGCTCTGTCTTCAGGTCATCGCCAGCACATACATTTATGGATTCACTGTGGGGCTTGCACAGGCAGTGGAAACCTTCCGCTTGTCTTTCTGTGGCTCCAATGTGGTCAACCACTTCTACTGTGATGATGTCCCCTTAGTTGCTCTGGCCTGTTCTGATACTCATGTCAAAGAGCTGATGCTGCTAATCATTGCTGGCTTCAACACCCTTTGCTCTCTGGTGATTGTGGTCATTTCTTACATCTGCATTGTCTTTGCCATCCTGAGGATTCATTCtgctgaaggaagaaggaaagccttTTCCACGTGTGCATCCCACCTGACTTCAATCACCATATTTTATGGAACAGTAAGTTTTATGTACCTGCAGCCCAAGTCAAGCCATTCTCTGAACACAGATAAATTTGCCTCTGTGTTTTATGTGGTTGTAATTCCCATGTTAAACCCGCTGATCTACAGCTTGAGAAATCAGGAAGTAAAAAGTGCTCTGAAGAGAATTGTGGAAAAGTTATCTTTAGCCATCAAGTAA
- the LOC116091689 gene encoding olfactory receptor 5AL1-like: MAKGNHSAVTEFILLGLTEDPELQVILFVILLIIYLFSVMSNLGLVVLIQISPQLQSPMYFFLSHLAFVDFCYTSCVTPNALVNFLREIKSISFYGCAAQVCFFTTFSVCEVFLLSVMAYDRYVAICNPLLYVILMPRRLCIQIAITTYIYAFVTALVQTVSTFVLSFCDSNLVNQFFCEDIPLMALACSNTQVKELMLLSMAGFNVCCSLLIVLISYLFIVSAILKKHSGGGRQKVFSTCASHLSSIAIYYGTIIFMYLQPESSHSLNTDKFAAVFYVVVIPMLNPLIYSLRNTEVKNALKKSIDKIPINISKGSKL, translated from the coding sequence ATGGCCAAAGGCAACCATTCTGCAGTGACAGAGTTCATCCTCTTGGGCCTTACAGAAGATCCTGAACTTCAGGTCATTCTCTTTGTAATCCTTCTAATCATCTACTTGTTTAGTGTCATGAGTAACCTAGGATTGGTTGTGTTAATACAAATCAGTCCACAGCTTCAGTCCCCTATGTATTTTTTCCTCAGTcatctggcttttgttgatttttgttataCCTCCTGTGTCACACCAAATGCGCTGGTGAACTTTTTGCGTGAGATTAAAAGCATATCATTTTATGGATGTGCAGCTCAAGTGTGTTTCttcaccacattttctgtgtgcGAAGTCTTCCTGCTGTCTGTAATGGCCTATGATAGGTATGTGGCCATCTGTAACCCTTTGCTCTATGTAATTCTCATGCCAAGGAGACTGTGCATTCAAATAGCCATTAccacatatatttatgcattcGTCACAGCACTTGTTCAGACAGTGAGCACATTCgttttgtctttctgtgactcCAACCTAGTGAACCAGTTCTTCTGTGAAGATATTCCTCTCATGGCTCTAGCTTGCTCCAACACTCAAGTCAAGGAACTGATGCTGCTGAGCATGGCTGGGTTCAACGTGTGCTGCTCTCTCCTCATTGTCCTCATCTCCTACCTATTCATCGTGTCTGCAATTCTAAAGAAGCATtcagggggagggaggcagaaggtCTTCTCCACCTGTGCTTCTCACTTGTCTTCTATTGCCATATACTATGGGACAATCATTTTTATGTACTTACAACCTGAATCTAGCCATTCCCTAAATACAGACAAATTTGCTGCTGTCTtttatgttgtggtgatccctATGCTAAACCCATTAATTTATAGCTTAAGGAATACGGAGGTGAAAAATGCATTGAAGAAAAGTATAGATAAGATCCCTATAAATATTAGCAAGGGATCCAAATTGTAA